The following proteins are co-located in the Dromiciops gliroides isolate mDroGli1 chromosome 2, mDroGli1.pri, whole genome shotgun sequence genome:
- the LOC122743429 gene encoding olfactory receptor 4M1: MEPENYTRVTEFVLTGLSQTREVQLILFVVFLSFYLIILPGNVLIIFTIRFDVHLTSPMYFLLANLAFLDIWYSSITAPKMLVDFFAERKIISFGGCIAQLFFLHFVGASEMFLLTVMAFDRYAAICRPLHYATIMNRRLCCVLVACSWLGGFVHSIIQVALIIRLPFCGPNELDSYFCDITQVVRIACANTFPEELVMIFSSGLISVVCFIALLMSYAFLLVMLKKHSGSGESTSRAVSTCYSHITIVVLMFGPSIYIYARPFDSFSLDKIVSVFHTVIFPLLNPIIYTLRNKEVKTAMRKMTNKYILCKEK, from the coding sequence ATGGAGCCTGAGAATTATACCAGAGTGACGGAATTTGTCCTTACAGGGCTGTCCCAGACCCGGGAGGTGCAACTGATTTTATTTGttgtatttctctctttctatttgaTAATCCTACCAGGAAATGTTCTTATTATTTTCACCATCAGGTTTGATGTCCACCTGACTTCACCTATGTACTTCCTATTGGCAAATCTGGCCTTCCTTGACATCTGGTATTCCTCTATCACAGCCCCTAAAATGCTTGTGGACTTCTTTGCTGAAAGGAAGATCATCTCTTTTGGGGGCTGCATCGCTCAACTCTTCTTCCTGCACTTTGTTGGGGCTTCTGAGATGTTCCTGCTCACAGTGATGGCTTTTGATCGTTATGCTGCCATCTGCCGACCCTTGCATTATGCTACCATCATGAACCGGCGCCTCTGTTGTGTGCTGGTGGCCTGCTCTTGGTTGGGTGGTTTTGTCCACTCCATAATCCAGGTGGCGCTCATCATCCGCCTGCCATTCTGTGGACCCAACGAGTTGGACAGCTACTTCTGTGACATCACACAGGTGGTCCGTATTGCCTGTGCCAACACTTTCCCAGAGGAGTTGGTGATGATCTTCAGTAGCGGGTTGATCTCTGTAGTGTGTTTCATTGCGTTACTCATGTCCTATGCCTTCCTCCTGGTCATGCTCAAGAAACATTCAGGCTCAGGTGAAAGTACCAGCCGGGCTGTGTCCACCTGTTATTCCCACATAACCATTGTAGTCTTAATGTTTGGTCCATCCATCTATATTTATGCACGTCcttttgattctttttccttAGATAAGATAGTATCCGTATTTCACACTGTGATCTTCCCCTTACTAAATCCCATCATCTACACATTACGTAACAAGGAAGTAAAAACTGCCATGAGGAAGATGACCAACAAATACATCTTATGTAAAGAGAAGTGA
- the LOC122743874 gene encoding olfactory receptor 4S2-like, with amino-acid sequence MEVANNITEFVFLGLSQDPKMQLMFFALFLLFYTVILVGNLLILLTVCFESKLHTPMYFFLSNLSFVDIAYSSATAPKMIADFISEHKTISYWGCVTQMFTFHFFGCAEIFVLTVMAFDRYAAICQPLRYTTIMSANTCAVLALLSWAGALGHSFVQTLLTFQLPFCSAQVIDHYFCDVHPVLKLACADTSLVNLLVVANSGLISLGCFLILLASYTVILLSLRKRSEESRRKALSTCGSHLMVVTFFFVPCIFIYLRPSTTFPLDKAVSVFYTTITPMLNPLIYTLRNEDVKNAMKHLWTHNILGEEKKG; translated from the coding sequence ATGGAAGTAGCCAACAATATTACTGAGTTTGTGTTCCTGGGGCTGTCTCAGGATCCTAAGATGCAGCTGATGTTTTTCGCCCTGTTCCTCCTATTCTATACTGTGATTTTAGTGGGAAACCTGCTTATCCTACTCACAGTATGCTTTGAGTCTAAGCTCCATACCcctatgtattttttcttaaGTAACCTCTCCTTTGTGGACATTGCCTATTCATCAGCCACAGCCCCCAAAATGATCGCAGACTTTATCTCAGAGCACAAGACCATCTCGTACTGGGGCTGTGTTACACAAATGTTTACCTTCCATTTCTTTGGCTGTGCTGAGATTTTTGTCCTGACAGTAATGGCATTTGATCGCTACGCTGCCATCTGCCAGCCGCTACGCTACACAACTATCATGAGTGCTAATACCTGTGCTGTGCTGGCCTTATTGTCCTGGGCAGGCGCCCTGGGGCACTCCTTTGTGCAGACCCTTCTGACTTTCCAGCTTCCCTTCTGTAGTGCTCAAGTCATTGATCATTATTTCTGTGATGTTCATCCTGTCTTGAAACTTGCCTGTGCAGATACCTCCTTGGTGAACTTGCTGGTAGTGGCCAATAGTGGCCTCATCTCCCTGggctgtttcctcattttattaGCCTCATACACAGTAATTCTACTTAGCCTCCGGAAGCGCTCTGAAGAGAGCCGACGGAAAGCTCTTTCCACCTGTGGCTCTCACTTGATGGTAGTGACCTTCTTTTTTGTCCCATGCATTTTTATCTACCTTCGCCCATCTACTACCTTCCCACTGGACAAGGCAGTCTCTGTATTCTACACCACCATTACTCCAATGCTGAATCCCCTCATTTATACCCTGAGGAATGAGGATGTGAAGAATGCCATGAAGCATTTATGGACCCACAACAttttgggagaagaaaagaaaggatga